Within the Pseudomonas chlororaphis subsp. aurantiaca genome, the region GGCAATACTCGGTAAAGCCACGGCCGACATGAATATGTTTATACAGTCGATAAAGAATCCGATGAGGAATATAAGAGCCACTTTGTAGCGATAAGTCATATGATCTCCCTTTTGCGGCGGGATCATAGGAGCGATAGACCGAGGGTGTCGATACGCCTATACTTGAAACATTGTTTGATGGAATTTGACAATGATTTACAACACGGTGAGCTATAACATGCACACGCATCTAAATCGCGTCCAGACATTCCTGGCGGTTGTCGATTTCGGTTCCTATACCAAGGCGGCCAACTACCTGTGCATCAGCAAAGCCATGGCCAGCCTGCATGTCAAGGCGCTCGAGGAAGTTTTGTCGGCAACCCTGTTGATCCGCAATACCCGCAATATATCCCTGACGGAAATAGGCCAGGACTTTTATAACGAGTTCAAGGGCATTGTCGCGGATATCGACAATGCCTTCGAAAATGTCCTGCATGGGCATAATCGTATTTCCGGAAAGTTGCGTTTCAGTTCAACTAGCGAGTATGGCGAGCGCTATATACTGCCGATCATTTCCAAGTTCACCGAACGTTATCCGGAGATCCGTCTTTGTTATAACTTCAACTCTTCGTTGAATGATCTGGTGGCGGAAAAACTCGACCTGGTGATTCGCCTGGGCAACCTCGCCGACTCGGCTTTCAAGAGCCGCAAGCTGGCTGATTACGACATCGTCCTGGTGGCCAGCCCGGACTTTCTGGCGCGCCATCCGGTGGTCGAGCCCCTGGACCTGAACAGCGTGCCGTGGATCGCCAACAGCAACCTGCAAGGGCCCACCAACTGGACCCTGAGCCACCCGCAACTGGGCCAGGTCGAAGTCAACGGGCCCAATCATTTCGAGTCCAATTCCTCCACCGCCATCCGCGCCATGACCCTGTCGTCCCTGGGGGTGTCGGTACTGCCCGGCTGGGTGGTCGAGGACGACCTGGCGAGCGGCCGGCTGGTGCGCCTGCTGCCCGACTACGCCTTGCCTTCGCAGTCGGTGAACGTGGTGTTTCCCAACAGTTCGCACCTGCCGCACAAGTCGCGGGCGTTCATCGATTTCCTGTTGCTGCACCTGGGGCAGTGATCGGCGATACTCGGCGCGTTCGTGGACACACTTGCGGGGAACCCAATGCCGTTGCAATCCTTGACCAGCCTGGCCGCCGTCGATCCGCAGCAATGGGACGGCCTGCTCAGTGACGGCCAGCCATTTCTGCGCCACGCCTTTCTCAGCACGCTGGAAGACAGCGGCAGCCTCGGCCCGCGTTCCGGCTGGCAGGCCGAGCACCTGCTGCATGTGCAAGACGGGCGCCTGATCGCGGCGTTGCCCTGCTACCGCAAGTGGCATTCCTACGGCGAGTACGTGTTCGACCATGGCTGGGCCGACGCTTGCGCCCGGGCCGGCATCGAGTATTACCCCAAGCTGTTGAGCGCCGTGCCCTTCAGCCCGGTCAGCGGCGCGCGGCTGCTGGCGGCGACCCTGGAGGATGGCCTCGAACTGCTGCAAAGCCTGCCCGGTTACCTGGAGATCGAAGGGCTCTCCAGCGCCCACATCAACTTCACCGACGCCTTTACCGATGCCGCCCTGGCCGGGCAAGACGGCTGGTTGCAGCGCCTGGGTTGCCAGTTCCATTGGCAGAACCGCGGCTATCGGGACTTCCAGGACTTTCTCGATAGCCTCAGCTCGCGCAAGCGCAAACAGATGCGCAAGGAGCGCGAACAGGTGGCGGGGCAGGGCATCGAGTTCGAGTGGCTCGAAGGCCGGCAGCTCAGCGAAGCGCAGTGGGATTTTGTCTACGCCTGTTACGCCAACACTTATGCGGTGCGGCGCCAGTCACCCTACCTGACCCGGGCCTTTTTCAGCCTGCTGGCCGAACGCATGCCCGAGGCCATCCGCGTGGTGCTGGCCAAGCAGAACGCCAGGCCGGTGGCCATGGCCTTCAGCCTGATCGGTGGCGACAGTTTCTACGGGCGTTACTGGGGCTGCCTGGCGGAGTTCGATCGCCTGCATTTCGAAACCTGTTTTTACCAGGGCATGGACTACGCCATCGCCCAGGGCATGCAGCGTTTCGACGCCGGGGCCCAGGGCGAGCACAAGTTGATTCGGGGCTTCGAGCCGGTGATTACCCGGTCCTGGCACTACCTGCGCCACCCCGGCTTGAAAGCGGCGGTGGAGGATTTTCTCCGGCAGGAGCGGGCGGGCGTGCTGGCTTACGCCGAAGAGGCGAGGGCCGCGCTGCCGTATCGGCAGGCGTGACCCTCGGGGTGGTTTTCAGCTGTCTTCCTTGCCCAGCCAGCGATAGATACCGCCGCCGACCACCGCGCCGAGAATCGGCGCCAGCCAGAACAGCCACAGTTGCTGGATCGCCCAGCCACCGACGATCAAGGCCGGCCCGGTGCTGCGCGCCGGGTTGACCGAGGTGTTGGTCACCGGGATCGAGATCAGGTGGATCAGCGTCAGCGCCAGGCCGATGGCGATCGGCGCGAAGCCCACCGGCGCGCGTTTATCGGTGGCGCCGAGGATGATCACCACGAACATCCCGGTCATCACCAGCTCGCTGACAAAACCCGCCGCCAGTGAATAGCCTCCCGGCGAATGTTCGCCATAGCCGTTGGAGGCCAGCCCGCTGGCCAGCTCGAAGCCCGGCTTGCCGCTGGCGATGAAGTAAAGCAGCGCCGCGGCGATCACCCCGCCTAGCACTTGCGCGATGACATAGGCGGGCAGTTCCTTGAGCGGAAAACGCCCGCCGACCACCAGGCCGACGGACACCGCGGGGTTGAGATGGCAGCCGGAGATATGGCCGATGGCGAAGGCCATCGTCAGGACGGTAAGACCGAAGGCCAGCGCCACGCCGAGCAGGCCGATGCCGACCTCCGGGAACGCGGCCGCCAGTACGGCGCTGCCACAACCACCCAACACCAGCCAGAAGGTACCTAACAACTCAGTGACTGAACGCTTGAACAGAGACATGAAGTTATCCTTTTAGGTCGACTATCGATGCGATAAAGCCGTGATGCAGCCATGCAGGCTGGCTGCAGGCCCTGGTCCAGAACCTAGGCTCAGTACAGCAGGCTTTTTTTACAAATCCAGTGCGAAAAAAAACGCCAGGGCCCGAGGTAAAGGGCCCTGGCGTTTTGTGTAGCCGCTGCCGAAGGCTGCGATCGACCGCGCAGCGGTCGTAAATCTTGCAACCTTGGTCTGCCTGAAGGAGCGCATTCACCGGTTTGCGACTGCTTCGCAGTCGATCGCAGCCTCGCAGGCTCGACAGCGGCTACAGGGCTACGGTCAGTCGATACCGACAAAACCTCCGGTCTGGTGCTGCCACAAACGCGCATACAGGCCACCGTGGGCCAACAGCTCGGCATGGCTGCCGGTCTCGGCGATGCGGCCTTTTTCCAGGACCACCAGGCGGTCCATGCGGGCGATGGTCGAGAGCCGGTGGGCGATGGCGATCACGGTCTTGCCCTGCATCAGGGTCTCCAGGCTTTCCTGGATCGCCGCCTCGACTTCCGAGTCCAGGGCCGATGTAGCTTCGTCCATGATCAGGATCGGCGCATCCTTGAGCAGCACCCGGGCAATGGCGATGCGCTGGCGCTGGCCGCCGGAGAGTTTCACCCCGCGTTCGCCGACATGGGCATCGAAGCCGGTGCGGCCCTGGGCGTCGGAGAGCAGCGGGATGAACTCGTCGGCGCGGGCCTTGCGCACCGCTTCCCAGAGTTCCTCGTCGGTGGCGTCGGGCTTGCCGTAGAGCAGGTTGTCGCGGATCGAACGGTGCAGCAGCGAGGTGTCCTGGGTGATCATGCCGATCCGTTCGCGCAGGCTTTCCTGGGTCACGTCGGCGATGTTCTGGTTGTCGATCAGGATGCGCCCGCTCTCCAGGTCATAGAGCCGCAGCAACAGGTTGACCAGGGTCGACTTGCCGGCGCCGGACGGGCCGATCAGGCCGATCTTTTCCCCGGGCCGGATGGTCAGGTTGAGGTCGCTGATGACCCCGGTCTTTTTCCCGTAGTGGAAATCCACATGCTCGAAACGCACCTCGCCGCTGGCCACCGCCAGGCGTGGCGCCTGCTCGCGGTCGCTGACGCTGATGGGCTGGGCGATGGTCTGCCGGCCGTCCTGGACCATGCCGATGTTCTCGAAGATGCCGTTGACCACCCACATGATCCAGCCGGACATGTTGACGATGCGGATCACCAGGCCGGTGGCCAGGGCGATGGCGCCGACCGAGATCAGCGACTGGGTCCACAGCCACAGGGCCAGGCCCGTGGTGGAAACGATCAGCAGGCCGTTCATGGCGGTGATCACCACGTCCATGCTGGTGATGACGCGCCCGGCCAGCTGGCTTTTCTCGGTCTGCTCGCCGATGGCCTCGCGCGCGTAGTTCTGCTCGAAGTGGGTGTGGGCGAACAGCTTGAGGGTGGTGATGTTGGTGTAGCCGTCGACGATCCTGCCGACCAGCTTGGAGTTGGCGTCCGAGGAAATCACCGAACGTTCCTTGACCCGCGGCACGAAGTACCAGAGCGCGCCGATGTAGCTGGCGATCCAGATCAGCAGCGGGATCATCAGGTGCCAGTCGGCCTCGGCGAACAGCACCAGGGAGCTGACCGCGTAGATCAGTACGTGCCACAGCGCGTCCACCGCCTGCACCGCCGAGTCGCGCAGCGAGTTGCCGGTCTGCATGATGCGCTGGGCGATGCGTCCGGCGAAGTCGTTCTGGAAGAAGTTCAGGCTCTGCTTGAGCACATAACTGTGGTTCTGCCAGCGAATCAGGCTGGTCATGCCTGGGCTGATGGTCTGATGCACCAGCAGGTCGTGCAGGGCGACGAACAGTGGGCGAAAGATCAGCGCGACCACCGCCATCCAGGCCAGCTCGAGGCCGTGGGTCTTGAAGATCTCGACATTGGGCGTGCCCTGGGCCAGGTCGATGATCGTGCTCAGGTAGCTGAACAGCGACACCTCGATCAGCGCGACGAACAGGCCGACCACCAGCAGGGCGACGAAGCTCGGCCAGACCTGCTTGATGTAATAGAGATAGAAGGGCAGTACGCGGTTGGGGGGAGCGGCAGTGGGAGCGTCGCGGAAAATATCGATCAGTTGTTCAAAACGACGATAGAGCATGGGATCTGACGCCCGCGTGGCGGGCTCTCCTTATCAGTAAGCAGGCGGAGCACGGGTGCAGTGCTCCGCCGGGACTCCCGTTGACGCATTAGTCGATGCGCTTGGCCGACTTGATCAGCACGGGGTCGATCGGCACGTTCTGCATGCCTTGTTTGGTGGTGGTCTGCGAGTTGACGATCTGGTCGACCACGTCCATGCCGCTCACCACTTTGGCGAACACCGCGTAACCGGCATCGCGGCCCGGATCGAGGAAGGCGTTGTCGGCAACGTTGATGAAGAACTGGCTGGTGGCCGAGTTCGGGTTCGAGGTGCGGGCCATGGACAGGGTGCCACGTACGTTATGCAGGCCGTTGCTGGCTTCGTTCTTGATCGGGTCGCGGGTTTCCTTCTGCACCATCTGCGGGGTGAAGCCGCCGCCCTGGACCATGAAGCCCGGGATCACCCGGTGAAAGATGGTGTTGGTGTAGAAGCCGCTGTCGACGTAGTCGAGGAAGTTCTTGCTGGAGATCGGGGCCTTGACCGGGTCCAGTTCGACTTCGATCTTGCCGAAGCTGGTGTCCAGCAATACGTGAGGTGCCTTGGCCGGTTGGGCGGCCATCAGGTTGGCAGCGAACAGAACGGAGCCGGCGACGAGGGCGATTTTTTTCAGCATGGGTCAGTGATCCTGGGTGGTGGTGTCGACTGCGGTTAAAAACTCGAGCAGGGTTTGGTTGAAGCGTTGCGGCTGGTCCAGCGGCGTGGCGTGACGCGAATCGGCGATCACCACCAGGCGCCCGTCGGGCAGCAGTTTCACATAGCTTTCTTTCAATGCGACCGGGGTGTAGTCACGGTCGGCGCTGATGACCAGGGTTGGACAGGCGACTTGCGAAAGTCGTTCCTGGACCCCCCAGCCAATGATGGCATCGAAGCTTGCGAGATAAGCACGTTTGTCGTTTTTTGCCCAGCGCTCGGCCATCTTTTGCCGCAGCTCGGCCTGCTCCGGCTTGGGGAACAGTTTGCCGGCCAGGGCGATGCCAATGGCTTCGAGGCTAAGCAGGCGCATCAGGCTCCAGCGCTTGAACCATTGCCAGGCATCGTTGGCGCTGCGGATCTTTACCTCGGGCGCGCTGTTGACGATGCACAGGCTTTTCAGCAGCCCGGGCTGATCCACCGCGAGCTGGAAGGCGATCATGCCGCCCATGGACAGGCCCACCAGATGCACCCGCGACAGGTTCAGGTGCTCCAGCAGGGCGACCAGGTCGGCGCTGAAACCGGCGATGCTGTAGGGCCCGCGGGGCTTGTCGGAACGGCCATGGCCACGCATGTCGGGGAGGATCAGGCGGTAATGGGCGGACAGCTCGGCGATCTGCTTTTCCCAGTCCTGGGTGCTGGAGCCAAGCCCGTGGACCAGCACCAGCGGTTCGCCATGGCCGTATTCCTCGTAGTGCAGGGTGCATCCTTCGTGTTCGAAATAGGCCATGGCTGAATTCCTGTTCAGGCGCGTGGAGGTTTCAAGTGTCGGTTCAGGCTTGTTCCGGGGCGGCGAACGGCGCGTCCAGCGGCGCGGTGTCGAAGGTGCGCAGCAGCTCGACGAGGATCTGCGTGGCCGGGCCCAGGGGTTTGTCCTTGTTCGAATACAGGTAGAAGGTCGGGTGCCGGCTGCCGCCCTGGTCCAACGGTAGCACCTTGAGCAGGCCCTCCCGGAGTTCGCGTTCGATCATATGGCGCGGCAGCCAGGCAAAGCCCAGGCCGCTGCCGACGAAGGTGGCGGCGGTGGCCAGGCTGCCGACGGTCCAGCGCTGTTCGGCGCCGAGCCAGCCGACGTCTCGCGGCTGCTGGCGGCCGGAGTCGCGGATCACCACTTGCAGCTGGCTTTCCAGATCCTGGAAATTCAGCTCGCGGTTCAGGCGGTGCAGGGCGTGTTCCGGGTGGGCCACGGCGACGAATTCCACCGAGCTCATCTCGGTGCCCAGGTAGCCGGAGATATTGAAGCCACTGATGGCCAGGTCGGCCACGCCTTCGAGCAGCACCTCTTCGACCCCGGACAGCACCTCCTCGCGCAGGCGCACCCGGCAGCCGCGGCTTTGCGGCATGAAGGCGGTCAGGGCGCGGACCAGACGCGCGCTGGGGTAGGCGGCGTCCACCACCAGGCGTACTTCGGCTTCCCAGCCCTGTTCCATGTGGTGGGCCAGGTCTTCCAGCTGGCTGGCCTGTTTCACCAGTTGCCGCGAACGGCGCAGCAATACGCCGCCGGCCTCGGTGAGCACGGCCTTGCGCCCGTCGATACGCAGCAGCGGCACGCCCAGTTGGTCCTGCATGCGCGCCACGGTGTAGCTGACTGACGATTGCGAACGGTGCAGCGCCTCGGCGGCCTGGGCGAAGCCGCCGTGGTCGACCACGGCCTGCAGTGTTCGCCATTGATCGAGGGTAACGCGGGGCGCTTTCATGAGGAGCTCCTCTTGTCCTAAGCTGGCGCTCCTTATTGGAGACTGCCGAATGAGAAAATTCTGTTGTGTGTTGCTGGCCCTGCTGCCGCTCAGTGCGTTCGCCTATCCCATCGATGTGAAGAAACACCTCGAAGGCGTGAGCATCGACTACACCGCCTACGACACCGATGCCGACATCGGTTCGATCCAGGTGAACAACTACGGCACCACCGACGCCGCCTGCACGGTGGTCTTTCGCAACGGCCCCGAAGCCCCGCGTACACGCAAGGTGGAAGTGGCGGCCGGCAAGTTCAAGAACGCCACGGCCAAGTTCAACCGCAGCATCATCAAGCTGCGCATCGACCTGACCTGTATCGCCAAGTAAGTGCAAAGCGGAGCAGGGCGCGCGACCTGCTCCGCTTATAAACGAATTTATTGATTGGTTATAGCAGTTATTTGCGCTTTTTCATCGATATGACTCTGTTTAATCTGCGCTCCATCGACCTACAGCATTCCCGATGGAGGCTACATCCCATGTCCCGCGTTCTGATCATCGAAAGCAGTGCCCGTCAGCAGGATTCCGTTTCCCGCCAGCTGACCCAGACCTTCATCAAGCAATGGCAGGCGGCCTACCCGGCCGACCAGATCACCGTGCGTGACCTGGCGGTAACCCCGGTGCCGCACCTGGACAGCAACCTGCTGGGCGGCTGGATGAAACCCGCCGAGCAGCGTAACGAGATCGAAGAGGCCTCGCTGCAGCGTTCCAACGAACTGACCGACGAACTGCTGGCCGCCGACGTGCTGGTGATGGCCGCGCCGATGTACAACTTCGCCATCCCGAGCACCCTCAAAGCCTGGCTGGACCACGTGCTGCGTGCCGGTGTGACCTTCAAGTACACCGCAACCGGTCCCCAGGGCCTGCTCAACGGCAAGCGCGCCTACGTGCTGACTGCTCGTGGCGGCATCTACGCCGGCAGCACCGCGGATCACCAGGAACCCTACCTGCGCCAGGTGATGGGCTTCATCGGCATCCACGACGTCGAGTTCATTCACGCCGAAGGCATGAACCTGGGCGGCGACTTCCAGGAAAAGGGCTTGAACCAGGCCAACGCCAAACTGGCCCAGGTCGCCTGATCCGTTAATCGCCAGATAATCGCGCAGTGGTCTAGTAGGCCCTGCGCTCCCTTTCAAGTTTGTGTGCGCATCGAACCTCCCTTTGCACTTGTTGCTCCTGAGTGCTCCTGCCCGATTGAACGCTTTGCGAGATCGGGCTTTTTTTTGCCCGCGATTTTTGATGCTTCTGTAGCCGCTGCCGGGCCCCGGCGAGGCTGCGATCGACGGCGCAGCCGTCGCCAAACCAGGTGCCGCGATATTTCTGATACACCGCGGTTGCCGGGTTCGCGGCTGCTACGCAGCCGATCGCAGCCTCGCGAGGGCTCGGCAGCGGCTACGGCAAGCACGAGGAGGCGAGGTGTTTTGCACCGGGGGGGGCAAAACCGCTATCGTCGCCGCCTCTTCAAGACGAGGCGAGCCATGGGCTATCTACTTTTTGTCACGCTGATCCAGGCGTTTTCCTTCAGCCTGATCGGCGAATACCTGGCCGGGCATGTCGACAGTTATTTCGCGGTGCTGGTCCGGGTGCTGCTGGCCGGGCTGGTGTTCATCCCGCTGACTCGCTGGCGCCAGGTGGAGCCGGCGTTCATGCGCGGCATGCTGCTGATCGGTGCCTTGCAGTTCGGCGTGACCTACGTCTGCCTGTACCTGAGTTTCCGCGTGCTGACGGTGCCGGAGGTGCTGCTGTTCACCATCCTCACGCCGCTGCATGTGACCCTGATCGAGGACGCGCTGAACCGGCGCTTCAACCCCTGGGGCCTGCTGGCGGCGCTGGTGGCGGTGGCCGGGGCGGCGGTGATCCGCTACGACCGCATCAGCCCGGATTTCTTCATGGGCTTTCTGCTGCTGCAACTGGCCAACTTCACCTACGCCGCCGGGCAGGTGCTGTACAAGCACCTGGTGGCGCGCTATCCGAGCGACCTGCCGCATTACCGGCGTTTCGGCTACTTCTACCTGGGGGCGCTGGCGGTGGTGTTGCCGGCTTTCCTGCTATTCGGCAAGCCGGACTTCCTGCCCGAAGCGCCGTTGCAGTGGGTGGTGCTGCTGTTTCTCGGGCTGGTGTCCACCGCGCTGGGGCTGTACTGGTGGAACAAGGGCGCCTGCCTGGTCACTGGCGCGACCCTGGCGGTGATGAACAACCTGCATGTGCCGGTGGGGCTGCTGATCAACCTGTTGATCTGGAACCAACACGAAGCGCTGGGGCGCCTGTTCCTCGGCGCGCTGGTGATTCTGGCGGCGGTGTGGATCAGCCGTCGCGGCACGAAGGCCGCCTCGATCCCGTAGGAGCGGCCGGTCGACGCTCGATTGCCCGCGATCCGCGTAGCGGCCTGAGTTTGCGTTGCTTGCCAGATCGCGTCGACCGGCTGCTCCTACAGAAGAGGGGGATCGCCCCAGGGGATGGGGCGATCAGGCAGGATTACAGCGCGCGTTTTTCCGCCTCGGGGATATGGCTGGCGCCCAGCACTGCCGGCAGCAGGCCGGCGCGCAGGTCGTTGCCGCTCGGCTGCTGATACAGGCTCAGGCCGAACTCCGGCATCACCGCCAGCAGGTAATCGAAGATATCGCCCTGGATGCGCTCGTAGTCGGTCCACGCCGTGGTGCGGGTGAAACAGTAGATTTCCAGCGGAATGCCCTGGGCGGTGGTCTGCATCTGGCGGACCATGCAAGTCATGTTCGGCTGGATGTCCGGATGACTCTTGAGGTACGCCAGGGCATAGGCGCGGAAGGTCCCCAGGTTGGTCATGCGGCGGCGGTTGGCCGACATGGCGGCGACATTGCCCTGGGCTTCGTTCCAGCTCTTGAGCTCGGCCTGCTTGCGACTGATGTAGTCAGTGAGCAGGTGGACCTTGCCCAGGCGCGCCTCTTCCTCATCGTTGATGAAGCGCACGCCGCTGGCGTCGATGTACAGGCTGCGCTTGATCCGCCGGCCGCCGGACTGCTGCATGCCGCGCCAGTTCTTGAACGACTCGGACATCAGGCGCCAGGTGGGGATCGAGACGATGGTCTTGTCGAAGTTCTGCACCTTGACCGTGTGCAGGGTGATATCCACTACATCGCCGTCGGCGCCGACCTGGGGCATTTCGATCCAGTCGCCGACCCGTAGCATGTCGTTGCTGG harbors:
- a CDS encoding FMN-dependent NADH-azoreductase, whose product is MSRVLIIESSARQQDSVSRQLTQTFIKQWQAAYPADQITVRDLAVTPVPHLDSNLLGGWMKPAEQRNEIEEASLQRSNELTDELLAADVLVMAAPMYNFAIPSTLKAWLDHVLRAGVTFKYTATGPQGLLNGKRAYVLTARGGIYAGSTADHQEPYLRQVMGFIGIHDVEFIHAEGMNLGGDFQEKGLNQANAKLAQVA
- the aqpZ gene encoding aquaporin Z translates to MSLFKRSVTELLGTFWLVLGGCGSAVLAAAFPEVGIGLLGVALAFGLTVLTMAFAIGHISGCHLNPAVSVGLVVGGRFPLKELPAYVIAQVLGGVIAAALLYFIASGKPGFELASGLASNGYGEHSPGGYSLAAGFVSELVMTGMFVVIILGATDKRAPVGFAPIAIGLALTLIHLISIPVTNTSVNPARSTGPALIVGGWAIQQLWLFWLAPILGAVVGGGIYRWLGKEDS
- a CDS encoding carboxylate/amino acid/amine transporter, with amino-acid sequence MGYLLFVTLIQAFSFSLIGEYLAGHVDSYFAVLVRVLLAGLVFIPLTRWRQVEPAFMRGMLLIGALQFGVTYVCLYLSFRVLTVPEVLLFTILTPLHVTLIEDALNRRFNPWGLLAALVAVAGAAVIRYDRISPDFFMGFLLLQLANFTYAAGQVLYKHLVARYPSDLPHYRRFGYFYLGALAVVLPAFLLFGKPDFLPEAPLQWVVLLFLGLVSTALGLYWWNKGACLVTGATLAVMNNLHVPVGLLINLLIWNQHEALGRLFLGALVILAAVWISRRGTKAASIP
- a CDS encoding peptidylprolyl isomerase A — its product is MLKKIALVAGSVLFAANLMAAQPAKAPHVLLDTSFGKIEVELDPVKAPISSKNFLDYVDSGFYTNTIFHRVIPGFMVQGGGFTPQMVQKETRDPIKNEASNGLHNVRGTLSMARTSNPNSATSQFFINVADNAFLDPGRDAGYAVFAKVVSGMDVVDQIVNSQTTTKQGMQNVPIDPVLIKSAKRID
- a CDS encoding 3-phosphoglycerate kinase is translated as MRKFCCVLLALLPLSAFAYPIDVKKHLEGVSIDYTAYDTDADIGSIQVNNYGTTDAACTVVFRNGPEAPRTRKVEVAAGKFKNATAKFNRSIIKLRIDLTCIAK
- a CDS encoding GNAT family N-acetyltransferase, giving the protein MPLQSLTSLAAVDPQQWDGLLSDGQPFLRHAFLSTLEDSGSLGPRSGWQAEHLLHVQDGRLIAALPCYRKWHSYGEYVFDHGWADACARAGIEYYPKLLSAVPFSPVSGARLLAATLEDGLELLQSLPGYLEIEGLSSAHINFTDAFTDAALAGQDGWLQRLGCQFHWQNRGYRDFQDFLDSLSSRKRKQMRKEREQVAGQGIEFEWLEGRQLSEAQWDFVYACYANTYAVRRQSPYLTRAFFSLLAERMPEAIRVVLAKQNARPVAMAFSLIGGDSFYGRYWGCLAEFDRLHFETCFYQGMDYAIAQGMQRFDAGAQGEHKLIRGFEPVITRSWHYLRHPGLKAAVEDFLRQERAGVLAYAEEARAALPYRQA
- a CDS encoding mechanosensitive ion channel family protein → MDFKQLWLNVQDLWGALDEHPLLHSSLALVILLVVALLVGRVARYLILHAVKLLGRQPSLHWLNDLRQNKVFHRLAQMTPSLVVQFGLHLVPELSKTSLVFLGNLALAFTILFQVLAISALLNALLDIYARTEHARTRSIKGYVQLAKMVLFVFGAIIIVATLIDRSPLLLLSGLGAMSAVILLVYKDTLLSFVASVQLTSNDMLRVGDWIEMPQVGADGDVVDITLHTVKVQNFDKTIVSIPTWRLMSESFKNWRGMQQSGGRRIKRSLYIDASGVRFINDEEEARLGKVHLLTDYISRKQAELKSWNEAQGNVAAMSANRRRMTNLGTFRAYALAYLKSHPDIQPNMTCMVRQMQTTAQGIPLEIYCFTRTTAWTDYERIQGDIFDYLLAVMPEFGLSLYQQPSGNDLRAGLLPAVLGASHIPEAEKRAL
- a CDS encoding LysR family transcriptional regulator, which codes for MKAPRVTLDQWRTLQAVVDHGGFAQAAEALHRSQSSVSYTVARMQDQLGVPLLRIDGRKAVLTEAGGVLLRRSRQLVKQASQLEDLAHHMEQGWEAEVRLVVDAAYPSARLVRALTAFMPQSRGCRVRLREEVLSGVEEVLLEGVADLAISGFNISGYLGTEMSSVEFVAVAHPEHALHRLNRELNFQDLESQLQVVIRDSGRQQPRDVGWLGAEQRWTVGSLATAATFVGSGLGFAWLPRHMIERELREGLLKVLPLDQGGSRHPTFYLYSNKDKPLGPATQILVELLRTFDTAPLDAPFAAPEQA
- a CDS encoding LysR family transcriptional regulator, which encodes MHTHLNRVQTFLAVVDFGSYTKAANYLCISKAMASLHVKALEEVLSATLLIRNTRNISLTEIGQDFYNEFKGIVADIDNAFENVLHGHNRISGKLRFSSTSEYGERYILPIISKFTERYPEIRLCYNFNSSLNDLVAEKLDLVIRLGNLADSAFKSRKLADYDIVLVASPDFLARHPVVEPLDLNSVPWIANSNLQGPTNWTLSHPQLGQVEVNGPNHFESNSSTAIRAMTLSSLGVSVLPGWVVEDDLASGRLVRLLPDYALPSQSVNVVFPNSSHLPHKSRAFIDFLLLHLGQ
- a CDS encoding alpha/beta fold hydrolase, which translates into the protein MAYFEHEGCTLHYEEYGHGEPLVLVHGLGSSTQDWEKQIAELSAHYRLILPDMRGHGRSDKPRGPYSIAGFSADLVALLEHLNLSRVHLVGLSMGGMIAFQLAVDQPGLLKSLCIVNSAPEVKIRSANDAWQWFKRWSLMRLLSLEAIGIALAGKLFPKPEQAELRQKMAERWAKNDKRAYLASFDAIIGWGVQERLSQVACPTLVISADRDYTPVALKESYVKLLPDGRLVVIADSRHATPLDQPQRFNQTLLEFLTAVDTTTQDH
- a CDS encoding ABC transporter ATP-binding protein, which codes for MLYRRFEQLIDIFRDAPTAAPPNRVLPFYLYYIKQVWPSFVALLVVGLFVALIEVSLFSYLSTIIDLAQGTPNVEIFKTHGLELAWMAVVALIFRPLFVALHDLLVHQTISPGMTSLIRWQNHSYVLKQSLNFFQNDFAGRIAQRIMQTGNSLRDSAVQAVDALWHVLIYAVSSLVLFAEADWHLMIPLLIWIASYIGALWYFVPRVKERSVISSDANSKLVGRIVDGYTNITTLKLFAHTHFEQNYAREAIGEQTEKSQLAGRVITSMDVVITAMNGLLIVSTTGLALWLWTQSLISVGAIALATGLVIRIVNMSGWIMWVVNGIFENIGMVQDGRQTIAQPISVSDREQAPRLAVASGEVRFEHVDFHYGKKTGVISDLNLTIRPGEKIGLIGPSGAGKSTLVNLLLRLYDLESGRILIDNQNIADVTQESLRERIGMITQDTSLLHRSIRDNLLYGKPDATDEELWEAVRKARADEFIPLLSDAQGRTGFDAHVGERGVKLSGGQRQRIAIARVLLKDAPILIMDEATSALDSEVEAAIQESLETLMQGKTVIAIAHRLSTIARMDRLVVLEKGRIAETGSHAELLAHGGLYARLWQHQTGGFVGID